The window ACGATCGGGTCTGGGGCAAACCTAGGGGCAGCAGTACTAGTGGTAGGGAAAGTAGAAATTGGGCAGGGGAGCTGCATTGGCACAGGGGCAACGATCTACAACATCGACATTGGCGCAGGGCAAATAATCCCCTCAGGGGCACTGATTACCCAGGAAACCCCTTCTCCCCCGTCGCAAGAAACTACAGCCCAAGAAGGTACGCCCCCTAGTGAACCTACTCCCACTGCCCAGATTGAAACAGAAGTACGCCAAGTGCAGCAGGGAGTCTCCTATGGACAGATGCAGCTAAATCGTCTGATGGTCAAAATCTTTCCCCATCGGCAGCCTAGTTCCTAACGCTTTTGCCAATCGCGTTCAATTTCTTCCGCTACCCGTCTGTAATCTGACTCTGCTTCCTTAGCATTCTTACCCCGCCATTGCAGGATCGATTTTCCCTCTAGGGCAGCCCGTTCGTGGGCTTTGTAGGCACGCACAAAGGCATGACAGGCGGGAATACCGACGGACATCAGTGTATTCTGGGCTTCTAGGGCTTCAGCAAGACTGCGGGGATCAACTCGAGTCAGTAACACTCTGTGGGCAACCCCAGCGGGCAAAACAGAAGATTTAACGGTTTCAATCAACGCCGCCAAGTCCATCGGCGCAGGGGGGGTCGGCAACAACAAATAGTGGGAGAGTTTAACTACCGTCGCTAAGGTGTGGGAGCCAAGGTTAGGGGGAGTATCAATCACAAGTAGGTCATATTCCCTAGTGGTTGTTATGTCCTGCAGACGCTCCCGATCGGTTATTGCCACCAAATCAAAACCTATGTCTAATTCCGATCGTTTTACCCACCAATGGGAAGAACGCTGGGGGTCAGTATCGACCAACAACACCCGTCTGGTTTCGCCAAAGATAGCTGCCAGATTGACTGACGTAGTAGTTTTTCCTACTCCTCCTTTACCGTTGACAATGGCTAAGATGTGCACAGATGTTAAGAGGGCAATGTAGAGTTTATTCAAAATTGTGGCACTAATCGTTACATCCAACTACAGTTAGACTTACTTAATGTGCACAAGGAAGATAGTTTTGGGGTCAGTGGCAAACTGGCAAACTTCACCGTAGATTTTACGGGGAGAATTACTACCGCAGTGCAAAGAGGAGACCATAGCATCGTACTCTGCCTGAGAAAGGACCTGGGCATGAATACCATAGCGTTCTAGCTTGACATAGCCCCAAAACCAGTTGTTATAGATGTACTTAGGTACAAGTATACCTATGAGAGGGAACTTTTTTTCCACTAATTTCACCTCTGGCGCACTCTTTTGTATGCCGTGGAGAATTAAGACATCGTTATCCTTGAATCCCAAGGATAGCAAATCTGTGGATATGTTAGTGTACAGTATGTTGTCAAATCTCTCTTGAAATCTAAGTGCATTTGCATAAGATATACAGATGACGAAACAAAAAGCAATTGGGATAACTACCAACCAAGAGAGTGGTTTTAGCCTGTGTGACAAGAATACATAGCAGCAGTTTCCCAATAGAATAACTCCAGCAAAACCAATAAAAAGACGGGGATTGTGTAAAGGATATTTTAAGAAAGACAGAATGCCAAAGGAAAAGAAAAATACGACGAAGGGAATAAGCAACAACATAGTTGATAGTAGAAATACGATTCCTCTATTGAGTCTTAGTTTGAATAATCTAATCGTAGCCCATAGGTTAGCGAGAGTAGAAGTGACTAGGATTGGATACAGGAGCCAATTAGAAATACCCTTCAAGCTGGAGTAAATGTGTCCGACAAAGTCCAGGGCATTTTTAATAATTTGAGTTAACGAGCTATTAGGATCAACAGTTTGGCTATACGTCATACTATATTCTCCTGCTAGAAGGGGCTTAGCTATCAGGAAGTAGTAGATAGTATATGAGATGAGAACATTAGCTAAGAAAGAGATCAGCAGCAGTAAGTTTGATTTAATAGTTTCCTTGGTAATATCAGAGATTAAAAAGTTAGACATAACGTAGATTAACACAAAACTAAATGCCAGGTTCATAGAAACCTGATACAGGCAAAGGGAAGCATTAATACATGCTACCAGTATGAGCTGCCATATTAGAAAACTATGTATCTTATAATCATTCTTGAGAAAAGCAAAGGGAACTGCTAATACTAGAACTGATAGACCCATTGGTAGTGAATCATACTGGTAGGATAGATTTTCTAGGAAAAAAGGGTTTAGAGCAACAATAAAGTGGTAGACCCTCTATTTGAGGCATAATCGATCGGCATAGAACTAAACCTGCTATACCTGTTGCTATTGCGCCCAATATCTGTGGCAGAGGATAAATGTTTTGTAGTGGCGTTCCACCCGCAAGCATTTGCATAACTAATGAAGCCAAGGGTCTAGCGTTGTTATCCCAGCCGGAGTAACCATACATTGATCGACCCATGTCATCGATATAAAGAACATTAGCAGAGAGGATTGGCATTACATACAAAACTGAGAGGAGTGCCACTACCCCAATGTCTATTTTGTTAAACTTTGATAAACACATAGAAATTTTGGCTCAAATTACAGTAATACTAACATACTCACAGATTACGCTCAATACCAATAATTCTGGAAGGCAGTTGCAAGGGAAAAACCACGGCTGGAAAATGTTACTCTAAACCCTGTGAATCTAAAAAACTAACTCTGTACTAACTAAACTGAGATAGCTGGACAGAGACAATAGTGTTGCGTCTTGATACAAGACTTAACCTTCCTCCACCCCAAAATTACCACATAGCGACTTAATGGCTTGCACAGTCACATAGCACACTTTTTCCAGGTATTGGTTGTATAACCTGTACCGCTATATCTGCACTACCCCTTCATTACTTAACTTACATCTATCAGATTAGTTGCTAGATAAAATGCACTCTTACGCCGAATACCACACCCACTAATCCATGGATACTTGCTCTGTAACTTTCAACCTTCATAACAAATTGTTGTTCTGTCTGACACAAAGCGAGGATGAACTTATAGCTAGCAAAGCCTCTATACGTCACAGCAAAGTGGCTGGTAGTTAAGTTTTACCTGCTGGCAATTTGGTAGTCAGATGAATTACTAGGGAGTTGGTAGTGTAAGGACTGACCAAGTTTGAATTCAACTTTATGTTGTGTTACCTTAACAAATGTACTAGTATTTACACGGATGTTTGGTAGCTTAAGCTTTGGGAAAATATGACCCGTTGAACAGGGACTGCCGCTGAAGATAGGGATTTAGGTAAGTGTTGGGTTGAGAGTAATCATTGGTAGACAAGGCTGGGAATAAAGACTGACAGTTTTGGGAAAATGCTTTAGCAAAGAGCGTAAGTTTTCTACTTTTCTTTGTGGTCGGCGTGGATTTTACGCCTTGTTCTTGTAGGTATCGACAATCATTACATATTATTGACTCAATTGCTGCAGTTCTCTCCCAACTTTCACTATCACGATTTCCTCTGCCTGAGTTACCTTTGTAGATCAGAAAAGCACTGAGTTTGGTTCAATCATTGCCAAGCAAGTCTTGGAGTAAACAATGGATGAATTGCACAAGATGTCCCTTTGCCTGTTTGGATTTAAGGTGATTCCTACACCCTTTTGGGGTTCAAGGGTCATACAACCCCTTAATTATTTATTCTACGATTAGTTGGTTGCTAGTGTCAAAAGTGACAGTAAAGGTAGCTACCCGATCGGGTTTAATATCCTGGTTTTGTCGGCGCAGAGTTTCCAGGGGTAGTTCCTCCTGCATGCGGTTTAACACTTCTTCCGCCGCTTCTCCCAGTCTTTCTCTGGTCGCCGGTGTTTCTTTATAAGCAACTATCCTACCATTTTGGTCAACCGTCACTTGGTAGGTAAGAGGCACATCAAAGGTACGAGCATTAACCCAGGTGTCATTGAGGAGAGCGAGTAAATCCTCACGCAGTTTTTCCAGCTCTTCTACATTGGTAATTGGTTGGGGGGGAACAACAGGGGTGGGAAGAGGACTGACAGGGGTGGGTAGGGGAGGAGGTTCTTGACGTTTTGGTTCGGGAATGGGCACAAACCACAGAGCTAAAGCTACAGCCAATACACTGGTAATACCAACCACAGCAGGAACAGCAGGACTGACAGGAGTGACAGGCGGTCTCAGCTCCGGTAGGGCAATCACCACATCAGGTAGGGTTTGGGTATCTAGGCACAATTGATCGAGGGCTTCCATCAAATCAAATAACTGCACTCGATCGAGGTCTAGTTCTATTTCCCCATCCTCTGTAGTTATGTGCAGGTGGTATTGGTAACCCTGGGGCGTAATTTTAATGTGGTCGTGATGATACTCGGTTACATCCCCGCTGAGCAACTGCTGACAAAAATAACTAACCCCCTGGACTAGATAGGTAAGCAATTCTTTCCCGCCGCTGATTTCCTTACCCCCCACCTGACAACTAAAACGGGTCAGGAGGGTCATTTGCTGGTCATCCGTTGTACTTAGTCCCTCCAGGAGGAGGGCGCAACTAGGAGTAATGTAAGACCGCTGTAACACTATTCGACTGCCCCATCCATCAAACTATGCCACAGACGCTGTTCCCCCCCACTGCCACTGATAAAAAATAGTTCTACTAATAATTGCAATGCCATCTCCCTCCCCTCTGCTGGGGATAACTTAGTGCGCATGCGGTGGGCATAGAGTTCTTGGAACCGATCGATGTAAAAGTCCACATACCCCTGATTCTGTTGTATGCCTAGGGACTCCAGTTTCCCCTCCAGTTGTTGTTGGTAGGTGGTCACCAGAAAGCGTAGGACAGTGTGTAGTTGTCGCGCTACCTGACACACAATCGCTACTAAAGCTTTGGCTTCTTCCCATTGTAGGAAACCCCTTTGGTAGGACTTGCGTAGGGGATTAGTGTTGCGCAACCGCCAGAAAGCCACCCGATGCGGTACCCACTTTTCCAGCCCCAATTCCTGCACTGCCGTTAACAATACCTCCACTGCTTCCAGGTGTAATGCCTCAAAAGCCGTCATCATGTTATCCAAATGCATTGCCACCGATCGGGGACAACGGGGGAGTAGGTCTGTGGGCACCTCCAGGGGCATCAGGCTTGCCGTGAGTAGAACTCAACAACTAGTAGCTCATTGACGTTTAGGGCTACCCATTCCCGCTCAATCACACCGTTTACCTTGCCTATCAATTTCGTCTTATCTAATTCCAAATGACTAGGAATGTTGGCCAGCCCAGGGTATTCCAAATTTTGCTGCACAAGTTGGCGCGATCGTTCGTTTTCTCTCACCCCAATTATATCGCCAGGGCGACAGCCGTAGCTAGGAATGGTGACAATGCGGTTATTGACAGTGATATGTCCGTGACTAACTAACTGGCGGGCGGCGGGAATTGTAGGAGCCATTCCCAAACGGAAGACCGTGTTATCTAGGCGCATCTCCAGGAGTTGCAGGAGTACTAACCCCGTAGAACCCTTGACGCGGCGTGCTCGTTTGACGTACCGCAGGAGTTGTCTTTCACTCAGACCGTAATTGAACCGTAACTTTTGTTTTTCCTCTAGGCGGATAGCATATTCTGATTTCTTCTTGCGGTTCTGCCCATGTTGCCCTGGTGGATAGGGGTGTTTGGGCTGCTTGCGCGTTAAGCCTGGTAAATCCCCCAAGCGGCGGACAATCCTTAACCGTGGTCCCCGATACCGAGACATGAATTTCCTTGCAAAAATCTACAGCCTTTCTAGTATAAAGTTAGGTAGGTTGTCAACGCAAATATTTTTTGTATACTCCCCCCCTTGCCCGCCTGATTGAACAGCTACAACGGCTGCCAGGGATTGGACCCAAGTCAGCCCAGCGGTTAGCTCTCTATTTACTGTCCCGCCCCGAGGAGGAAGTGACGGCTCTAGCTCAGGCTATCCTGGAGTGCAAGGAAAGGGTGGGGCACTGCCAAGTGTGTGGTTATCTTTCCGTTGACCCTGTATGCGAGATTTGCCGTAACCCCGATCGGGATGACTCTACCATCTGTGTGGTCTGCGATAGCCGCGATGTGATTGCCCTGGAAAAAACACGGGAATACTGGGGCAAGTACCATGTGTTGGGGGGGGTAATTTCCCCCATGCAGGGGATCGGTCCTGACCAGTTAAATATCCAGACGTTGGTGCGGCGGGTAGCCCAGGGGGGAGTCAAAGAGGTGATTCTGGCTATCAATCCCACAGTGGAGGGGGAAACAACGACTTTCTATGTGGGCAAGTTACTCAAGGAATTTACCAAGGTGACGCGCATTGCCTTTGGCATTCCCATGGGGGGAGATTTGGAATACGCTGATGAAATGACCCTGATTAAAGCGATCGAGGGCAGGCAGGAGTTAAAATAGCGGAGTGTTTGGAGAACGGGTGTGGATTTTCAGTCAGTCATCCTCACATTGCAAAATTACTGGAGCGATCGGGGTTGCCTCATTGCCCAACCCTACGACATGGAAAAGGGAGCCGGCACTATGAATCCCCATACTTTTTTACGCGCGATCGGTCCTGACCCCTGGCATGTAGCTTATGTGGAACCCTGTCGCCGCCCCACGGATGGACGCTATGGCGAAAACCCCAACCGTCTCCAGCATTATTACCAGTTCCAAGTGTTGTTGAAGCCTTCCCCCGATGATGTCCTAGAGCAATACCTAGACAGTTTGAAGGTGTTGGGCATTGACCCCGCTGACCATGACATTCGGCTTGTAGAAGATGATTGGGAATCCCCCACTTTGGGAGCCTGGGGTGTGGGCTGGGAAGTATGGCTTGATGGCATGGAAGTTACCCAGTTTACCTATTTTCAGCAGGCGGGGGGTCTTGACTGCCGTCCGGTGTCCGTAGAAATTACCTATGGTTTAGAGCGGTTGGCAATGTACCTGCAGGGAGTGGATTCGATTTTTGATATTGTCTGGCGGGGCAACATCACCTATGGTCAAGTACACCATCGCAATGAGGTGGAGCAGAGCTACTACAACTTCGGCAGCAAGGGACAAAACAACCAACGACTGTTCCAGCTCTTCCAGGAATATGAGATGGAGGCGCAGGAGCAAATCAAGGCGGAACTACCCCTGCCTGCTTTTGACTACGTTTTGAAGTGCTCCCATACCTTCAACCTCCTGGACGCTAGGGGTGTAATCTCCGTCACGGAACGCACTCGGTATATCGCCCGCATCCGCCAGCTTGCCCGCCAAGTCGCCAAACTCTACCTAGAATCTAGCAGTACTGGCTGACATCTTCCCCACACTCATCGGCCAAGTAGGACAGGGAACGGAAACGTAAGCCTATGAGTTGGTCATAGAGGGGATTTAATTTACACATGGCGGGAATATGCATGATCTTTTTGCCAAATAAAATTACATCCCGTTCAAACGGACACTGGGCGGGAATCACACGGCACAAAAAGTGAGCTAGGCGGCGGTCTTTGATTTCTAAACGATCGAGCCAATTTTTCACAGGGGTAAGAACGTCATGTTCTACTCCCAGGGGATTGTTGAGATGGGCACGTAACTCAACCATTTCCTTCATCTCCTGCCCAAGGGCACTAGCGTACTGGTGGATTAATTGATCCTCCGTGTCTGAGTATTCCCCATCTACCATCGCCATCATTACCGCTGTGCGCAGAAAATGTTGCGCTAAGTTGTCGTCTTTGCCAAAGGCAGTGGCCAATTCAGTGGGGGAGATAGGACAAAGTAATCGGGGATCGTCACTCTCTAGATGTTCGGACTGTTGTAACTTCTGTAAAAGTTCCTGCTCGTCTTGGGTGAATTTACCATCTGCTAGAGCAACACTGAGTAATCCCCGTAGCCAAGCGGTCATCTGGGTTGGTGTGTAGGTAGTCATAGCCCCCTTTTGCGCACCTCTAGCATCCTACTACCTTCTCTGATGCACGCCAATATTTGTTAGAAATTTCCTTGGATTTTCCCTACAATCATAACAAAATTACTATAGTTCCACCCGGCAGAGAGGTTATGTCCGCTACGTTAAAGGTTCCTGCTAGTTCGCTGCGCCGCGTCAAAACAGCTATGGAAAAGGTCGGCATTTCCAGTCAAAAAGCTCTAGCAGAGGCAGTGGGCATCTCTCTGTACAAAGTGCGGGAGTTCATGGCGGGCAGACCGATCGATGCTACTACTTTTATTCAAATTTGCGAGAAGCTGGAATTGGATTGGCAAAAGTTGACTAGGGTTTCTCCCGCTAAAGCAGAGGGGATTCTAGGTAAAGAAGCTGCTCCCCCTGCGTCACCACCAGCGCTGGTTCCCCCGCCTACGCCTAAACGATCGGTCATTCCCCGTCTCGCTTCCCATCTGTTTCGCGCCAATTTGCCTCAGGAGGTCGCTCCCCCTTCTCCCCTAGAGGAAACAGTACCCAATGCAACGTTAGACACACCGAGCGAGGAGCACGCCGCCGTGCACCAAAGCTTGCCCGCCCCAGTAGAAACTCCCCCTTTATCAATATCGGAGGAAGCTGTACCCACGGTAGTTATCACTGCCCCTACCTCCCCTCCACCGATCGAGGAGCAACCAGAACCCAGGGTGGTCATTACTGCTGACAGCCCAACTGCACCAATGGCGGAGAAGACTGTACCAACGGTGGTCATCACCGCAGATGTCCCTGCTGCGCCAAGCGAAGAGCTTGCCCCACCCATCCCGATCGTGGAGAAAACGGCAGCAACGGTCGTGATTACTCCCACCGTACCCCCTGCTCAGAACATAGAAATTGAACCGCCTACCTTTACCATCGCTGCAACCCCCAGTGTAGAGGAAATGATTGTCACTGAGGAGGGGAATCTGCCGGTCATTGAACCCGTTGTACCCCACCGTGAACCCCCGATCGATTGGGCAAGTATCTTGGAGGGAGCACGCACGCTGGTAGCAAACGCTCAGTGGGAAGAGTTAGCCCAGGTACTGCAAAGGTTTGACTTGAGCCAGACCCATCTCTACGACTTATTTCTGGAATTGGCGGAATCCCTACTACCTCCCCATTGGCGGCAGGGTGGTCGGCGGGTATCTGACCCCATCTTGCACGGGTGGATACTGGCTCTCGCGGGTATAGTCGCTCATTACTTAGAACTTTATCCCCAAGCCCTCGCCTACCTCGAACTTGCCCTCAAATTGGTCAAGCAATATCCCGATCGTGCCTTGGAATTGCAATGTTTTAAGGGCTTAGCCCAGCTGCATTACGCTTTGGCTAACTATCAAGCTGCCATTAGCTACTATCAGCAGTACTATGATCTAGCAGAACTAGAAGACCGATTCCAGGAACAAGCCCAAGTTCTACACCAACTAGGCAACATCTACTTTGCCCTGCGCCAGTATCGGACAGCTATCGGTTATTATCAGCAGTTTCTGAACCACACTGCCGCGGAACTCCTGGAAACTGAAACCCATAAAACCCTCTACAACATAGGTGCTTGCTATATCAATCTCAAACAGTACGAACAAGCTATCAATCACCTGCAAAAACTGGCTAGTCTGGGGCAAGATGAACCCACCCAACAAGCTCGCACTAACTTGCAACTGGGACTAGCCTACGCAGGACTGGGATTGCACCACACTGCCCTGGAATATCTAGAAAGAGCACGCTCCCTGGCAGCTCCTCTCAACTACCCCCACTTAGATATGCAGATATGGCGCGGTCTGACCTTGAGCTATCTAGGTCAAAATAACTACAGCCAAGCCGATCGGTATGGCAGAAAATGGCTAACTTTGGCAAAGTTGATAGGCGATCGGGACGAACAAGTTAGAGCTATCTATTATCTGCGGCGGGTAAACCGAACATCGGCTTAGGGAAATTCTGTCTAAATGGACACAAACGTCATCTTGTCAAGGGGTTATTATACTTATTAACAAGACTTTACAAATTGGAGGTAAGACTATGGGTATACCGTTAGAGCTAACCCTTGAGCAGGAGTTCAACCTGAAAGTCTATGAAGAACAGGTGAAGAAGCTCACCCTGGAGCAGTCCCAAGAATTTGTCCTAGAGCTATTGCGGCAGCTGATGATCAAAGACAATGTGATCAAGCACCTGCTGAAGCAGACAATCTAGGAGTTCTTTGACTGCCCTACGCGGGGTGGGAGCAGTCTTTTTTTTACAAGTGGTTAAATCGCCACCATAGCAGACCCCCAGATCAGGCAACCAGCGAGAAAGTAAAGACAAAGTGGAAAAAGAGCTTGACGACGCGGTCAAGAACAAAAATTAGGTACCTGTAGCAACAAGCAACCCACGAGAAATCAGGAAACTGGTTTGCGGAGTCTATGCAGTCGGGACGATAGTCAGGGGGGCATTTGCTAATCCCTACTCCCTAGGTCAACCGCTCAATTGCAAACGAAAGGAAACAGATAAACTAACCAGGGAAGGGAAGGAAAAAGCCCAAAATGACAACTCCAACAAATTCATTTGCCGTTAATGTAGGAACTCCTAACAATTCAGCAATTAACCTATTCCCCAGGATCGTAATTCTGATGTGTCATAGACAAACCTGACATCAAGATGCACCAGGTTCGGTGAGCAGCATAACACCAACCCGATAATCAAAGCTACTAACTGTCCCGATTGCACAGAGTTTTGGCAACTACAGCGAATGTCGCCTATCTGAGTTATTAATCAATGAGTTACATCTATCGGCACAGGTACCCCTAGGCTGCAACCAGCTCTGGTGAGTAACCAATCGAAAGATGATAGTTTGTTTAGTTCATACCGTTAAATTTGATAGGTGTAGATTATTTAGGTTGTCTAAAGTGCCGTTGGCTCTAAATTTTGCAAAAAGCCCCGCAGAAGTGACTAGCCCTATGCAAAACTCTAAACCCCCTACTACATTCTTTCTTTGGTAGCATCAGGATAAGCTCTGGGTGGTCAATAAATTGATGACCCCAATTGTTACTATTATGCCATACCCTATTGATTGACCAAGACGGTATATTGTCTGATGGGATCAAAAGCAAGGCGGATAGTTTGGTGGAGACTTTCTTTGATGTCTTCTATGTGGGTAATGATCAGGACTTGCTCAAACTGTTGTTCTAAACCATAGAGTAGTTGCAAGACGTTTTCTCGTCGATTTTGATCCAAGGAACCAAATACTTCATCTAAAATTAACAGCGAAAAGGGCTGTCCTGTGCGTTCTGTAATCATTTGGGAAATGGCTAATCTCAAACACAGGTTGACAATATCCTCTTCTCCCCCGGAGATAACGGGCTTGCTTTCCCCTTGGGATTTGACAATCACTTGATATTTGTCATCTAGCTCCAGTCCGTCATATCTACCATCGGTCAACTGCTGCAGAAAATAACTAGCAGTCTCTGCTAGCCTCGGTCGGATTTGTTTAGTCAGATATTCCCGCAGTTCCGTAAAGGCTTGGTCTAATTCTTTCAAGGTGAAGTATTCAATCCCGATCACTTTTCTCTGCTCTTGCAATCTCTGGTATTCTGTCTGCTGTTGCTGTAGTTCCTGGAGCTGCTGTTGATAGAGGTGCAAACGCTCTTGGGTAGTTTGGTATTGGGTATTAAGCTTTTGGTAGAGGTCTTCTGTGGCTTGGAATTGCTGCTGGCGTTGGCGAAATTCGGCTTCCCTGTAGTCAAGGCTAGTCACCTGTTGCTGTAGTTGCTCTATTTCCTGTAGGACTGTTTGCCAATCCCCTTGTTTTTGCTCTAGTTGTTCTACCACTTTCCGAAAGTGCCCAGGGGTTTGCGATAGTTTGAGGAATGTTTCATACTGGGGACGCAGTTGCTGTAGCTGCTCTTGCACAAATTGATAATGATCGGGGTCAAAGGTTACGGGTTCCTGCTGTTGCCCTAACTCTTGCAGTTCTTTTTGTTTTTGAGCAAGCTGCTTGTGTAATATCTCTCTCTTACTCAGGTCTTGAGCAAGACTTTTTTGCCGATTTTGTCCCGCCTGTAACTGGGATTGTAAGTCCGATCGGGCTGTCTCTAGTGCTAAGATCGGTTCTGGTTTTACTTGCAGTTTTCTTAGCTGCTGTTGCCAAGTTTGTAGGTGCTGTTCACATTCCTGGATATGCCTAGCGAAGTGATGTATCACTGTCTCGTACTCTTCCCTTAGAGGGCGTTCGCAGGTGGGACAAATTCCCTCTGCTCCAGCAGCTAAGATTGTCTGTTGTTGTTTTTTGAACCGCTCTAGGGTTTGTTTTTCTGTTTTAATCTGTGCCTGCAGGTCTGCTTGCTGTTGTTGCCACTCTAGGATGGCTGCATTGATCTGCACTGCAAGATGATCAATCTGTTGTTGGTAGTTTGTCAGTTCCGCAGTGAGGTTTTGGAGTTCTAGTTCGATCGGTAGCAGTAGCTCAATTTCTGCGGTGATTTCTGTAATCTCCTGTTGTAATTTTTGATATTTCTCCTTCGTTTGTCTTGCTCTTAAAAAGGATTCGTACTGTGATTGTAGGGTTTGATATTCCGTTTGCATGTCTTGGTAATGTAATGCTAGGGATTGCAGCTGCGAGAATTGCTCTAGTTCCGTTTCTAATTTGTGCCTGTCTGCCTGTAATTGCTCTATCTCAGCGGTTAACTGTTGGGCCCGTTGCTGATTGGTCTCTAGTTTGTGCTGTAATTGCAAAAAGTGGGTGCGCCGATCGTTGATCTCCTGCCACCGTTTCTGCTCTTGCTCCCGTTGTTTTGTTATTTCTGTTAACTGTTGTTGGACTGCCTGCAATTCCGCCGTGGCTGTAGCTAATTGTTGCTGTTGCCGCTGGAGGCGCTCTTCCAGTCCCGCTAAAGCTTGTAATTGTCCCTCTATGTTGTCCTTTTGTCTTTCTGTTTGCTTGATGTCATATCTAAGGGTATTAGGTTTGTCCGCTTTGCCCTGCACTTCCTCAATCCTTTCGTAGCCCAGCATTCTGGCAATGAATCTTTCTCTATTTGCTCCCCCCTCGATCGCTCCTAAAAATTGCAATTCCTTTTGCCCTGTGAAATAGCTGTTGAAAAATTCTTGGTAGTTCATGCGCAGAAGCTGTTCCAGTTTTTCATCTACTCCTTTAACGGAAGTAGCAATTAGCTGACCCTCTTGCCACAGTTGAGCTTCACTTCTGTTGCCTTGGCTGCGTTGAATACGATAGCTATGTTGCTGCCAGATAAACTCTAAATCTACTACTACTTCCGCCTTGCCAGGGGCATAACGCCAAATCAACGTGTCTTTACTGCCTCGTAAAACTCCTGGTTTGTTGCCGTAAAATGCCCAAGCGATCGCCTCTAAGATTGTACTCTTGCCCGCACCATTGTCTCCCAATATCCCCGTCAAACCCTGCCCAAACTGTATGTAAGTGTCTCTGTGTTGGCGGAAGTTTTGCAGATGCAGCGATACAAGAAACATAGTTCATTAATCAATCGGCTCCTTCCTTACCAAAGAGATTGCGACGGGAAGCTTCCAGTTTTTCCCACAGGTCTTTGATCTGCTCGTAGGCTTCTAGGGGCGTGATTTTACCACTGTTTTCTAGAGCACAGATAATCCCTACCCGTCCCGCAAATTCCTGGAGGTTGGCATCAAGCAGCAGATTCTCTGGTGTAAATTCGCCGCGAAATGGTCTT is drawn from Pseudanabaenaceae cyanobacterium SKYG29 and contains these coding sequences:
- a CDS encoding NblA/ycf18 family protein; this encodes MGIPLELTLEQEFNLKVYEEQVKKLTLEQSQEFVLELLRQLMIKDNVIKHLLKQTI
- a CDS encoding SMC family ATPase, translated to MFLVSLHLQNFRQHRDTYIQFGQGLTGILGDNGAGKSTILEAIAWAFYGNKPGVLRGSKDTLIWRYAPGKAEVVVDLEFIWQQHSYRIQRSQGNRSEAQLWQEGQLIATSVKGVDEKLEQLLRMNYQEFFNSYFTGQKELQFLGAIEGGANRERFIARMLGYERIEEVQGKADKPNTLRYDIKQTERQKDNIEGQLQALAGLEERLQRQQQQLATATAELQAVQQQLTEITKQREQEQKRWQEINDRRTHFLQLQHKLETNQQRAQQLTAEIEQLQADRHKLETELEQFSQLQSLALHYQDMQTEYQTLQSQYESFLRARQTKEKYQKLQQEITEITAEIELLLPIELELQNLTAELTNYQQQIDHLAVQINAAILEWQQQQADLQAQIKTEKQTLERFKKQQQTILAAGAEGICPTCERPLREEYETVIHHFARHIQECEQHLQTWQQQLRKLQVKPEPILALETARSDLQSQLQAGQNRQKSLAQDLSKREILHKQLAQKQKELQELGQQQEPVTFDPDHYQFVQEQLQQLRPQYETFLKLSQTPGHFRKVVEQLEQKQGDWQTVLQEIEQLQQQVTSLDYREAEFRQRQQQFQATEDLYQKLNTQYQTTQERLHLYQQQLQELQQQQTEYQRLQEQRKVIGIEYFTLKELDQAFTELREYLTKQIRPRLAETASYFLQQLTDGRYDGLELDDKYQVIVKSQGESKPVISGGEEDIVNLCLRLAISQMITERTGQPFSLLILDEVFGSLDQNRRENVLQLLYGLEQQFEQVLIITHIEDIKESLHQTIRLAFDPIRQYTVLVNQ